In the genome of Phycisphaerales bacterium, one region contains:
- a CDS encoding 4-hydroxy-tetrahydrodipicolinate synthase, whose product MKKLQGTWTALITPFHSGKVDLTTLERLVEHQLAAGIDGLVPCGTTGETPTLTLAEMRSIITLVAKRAGKTTPVFAGAGSNDTAKTLELVRLAEDCGATGLLLVAPYYNRPPQAGLYGHFATIAAATKLPIMVYNIPGRAGVELSVETLARLRAEFPGIVAVKHATGSVLGAADLAAATDLPIFSGDDPLTLPLMALGAVGVVSVVSNLAPRTARAITAAALAGDWEAARAAHAKLYPLARALLALDTNPIPVKTALSLRGLGEAEFRLPLCPMAAEGVLALKSLLAAHPLD is encoded by the coding sequence ATGAAGAAGCTGCAAGGCACTTGGACAGCCCTGATCACCCCTTTCCACAGCGGCAAAGTCGACCTCACCACGCTCGAGCGGCTCGTCGAGCATCAGCTTGCCGCCGGGATCGACGGCTTGGTCCCCTGCGGCACCACGGGGGAGACGCCAACCCTCACCTTGGCCGAGATGCGCTCGATCATCACACTCGTCGCCAAGCGCGCTGGGAAGACCACGCCTGTCTTCGCGGGCGCCGGTTCGAATGACACGGCGAAGACCCTCGAACTCGTCCGTCTGGCCGAGGACTGCGGCGCCACGGGACTGCTCCTCGTCGCCCCGTACTACAACCGTCCCCCACAAGCCGGGCTCTATGGTCACTTCGCCACCATTGCCGCTGCAACGAAGCTGCCCATCATGGTTTACAACATTCCCGGGCGGGCCGGGGTCGAGCTCAGCGTGGAGACCCTCGCGCGGTTGCGAGCGGAGTTCCCCGGCATCGTGGCGGTCAAGCACGCGACCGGCAGTGTCCTCGGTGCGGCGGACCTGGCGGCGGCCACGGATCTGCCGATCTTCTCTGGCGACGACCCCCTGACGCTGCCGCTGATGGCCTTGGGCGCAGTGGGTGTGGTCAGCGTGGTGTCCAACCTCGCGCCGCGCACCGCACGTGCGATTACCGCAGCCGCCCTGGCGGGGGACTGGGAAGCGGCCCGCGCCGCCCATGCCAAGCTCTACCCACTGGCTCGGGCCCTGCTCGCACTCGACACGAACCCGATCCCCGTGAAGACCGCCCTGTCACTGCGCGGACTCGGCGAGGCGGAGTTCCGACTGCCGCTCTGCCCGATGGCGGCGGAAGGTGTCCTGGCGCTGAAGTCCCTGCTGGCAGCGCATCCGCTGGATTGA
- a CDS encoding exo-alpha-sialidase has product MNANSRPNILRCLRALAPALLLAGFPAGPPGCGLPTAPFPTDLLREVGLLAEATAEPAIFITGAVFPPVDAPAGCHAPTITRTAAGTLLAAWYAYEGPRELDGAQLFTAYWQPETAEWSHPLQLVAEAGTVGNPMLATDGDRVWLFFARVAGTGWSTARTFLRTSDDNGASWSPAESLSPRLGTNVRGGPVRLIDGTWLLPAYDDLVQRALFFGRVEGQQWVLRSELPPPTGAGAAIQPTVAVLADGRVLALLRDTAGERLWATVSGDGGRTWTGLVSSGWENPGSPAALLTLASGELLLALNPDKAARRPLAVTYSSDGGQTWTAPRTVVAGAGAYAYPALVQDGAGLIHMVYSHDRRTIGHVIFNLAWVLGGAAGIPE; this is encoded by the coding sequence ATGAACGCCAACAGCCGGCCGAACATCCTCCGCTGTCTGCGCGCCCTGGCACCCGCGCTGCTCCTCGCTGGATTTCCGGCCGGACCGCCCGGCTGCGGCCTTCCTACCGCACCCTTTCCCACGGATTTGTTGCGGGAAGTGGGGTTGTTGGCAGAAGCAACGGCAGAGCCCGCGATCTTTATCACTGGCGCAGTCTTTCCGCCCGTCGATGCGCCGGCGGGCTGTCACGCCCCAACCATCACGCGGACCGCGGCCGGCACTCTACTTGCCGCGTGGTATGCATACGAAGGCCCGCGCGAACTAGATGGAGCGCAGCTTTTCACCGCCTATTGGCAGCCCGAAACGGCAGAGTGGTCGCATCCGCTACAACTTGTTGCAGAAGCGGGAACCGTGGGCAATCCGATGCTTGCGACTGATGGGGATCGCGTCTGGCTGTTCTTCGCGCGCGTGGCGGGCACCGGCTGGAGTACGGCCCGCACATTCCTGCGAACATCCGATGACAACGGAGCATCATGGTCGCCCGCCGAATCCCTGTCCCCGCGGCTGGGCACGAACGTCCGCGGTGGTCCGGTCCGGTTGATCGACGGGACATGGCTGTTGCCGGCGTACGACGATCTCGTGCAGCGGGCGCTCTTCTTTGGCCGTGTGGAAGGTCAGCAGTGGGTGTTGCGCAGCGAACTGCCCCCCCCGACGGGGGCCGGCGCCGCAATACAGCCCACCGTAGCAGTGCTGGCCGATGGCCGCGTGCTCGCACTGCTGCGCGACACGGCCGGCGAGCGGTTGTGGGCGACCGTTTCGGGCGACGGCGGCCGCACTTGGACCGGTCTAGTGAGCAGCGGCTGGGAAAACCCTGGCAGCCCGGCCGCGCTGCTGACGCTCGCAAGCGGGGAGTTGCTGCTGGCGCTCAATCCCGACAAGGCGGCGCGCCGACCGCTGGCCGTCACCTATTCATCTGACGGCGGACAGACGTGGACCGCGCCGCGCACCGTGGTGGCTGGCGCCGGTGCATACGCCTACCCGGCACTGGTGCAGGATGGGGCCGGCCTGATCCACATGGTGTACTCCCATGATCGGCGGACGATCGGGCACGTGATCTTCAATTTGGCTTGGGTACTCGGCGGAGCGGCTGGGATACCGGAGTAA
- a CDS encoding OPT/YSL family transporter, translated as MATHNPPHGESGPPPFDPNNPHHAYDPQQDPLHLAVHGSGDPDAYVLPVAGFKGTPDEVERQWFEQCYTGRGDTMWQLTWRAVLMGSALGGVLSLTNLYIGLKAGWGFGVAITACILSYAIWTTLHRVRLVGTPMSILENNCMQSTASSAGYSTGGTLVSAFAAYILLNDSTISYPVLLVWVFFLALLGVTMAIPMKRQMINVEQLRFPSGIAAAETLKALHTTGGKGMRSARALGLGALFSGLFTLWNELGTVLGVFGAKAIAAFTAGLTPSVWLERLSAVAFGPVPMSFTTKLVLDPIFLAAGIFTGMRVCASMLISGTLCWAIFVPIMLAQGHIVLTTDEPLNALPAGVNLVALNEGDGPLKMPPDAGVKYRVEGDRRFIRWSSVMTPEQRDILLAQSDDPEYRNAIARIYVRSQYRARIPAPGLPPNLQFPDIVQGQKWHRNARAVWYDHGTGELVSEKALSREQLAAVRALNAAPEFQAAVDELEARSVLPVFAPRWSSTLLDELPKDEQQRPIRFPREFVNLVEHDMKEGQLLWRGRMSPEQAEILKGLSADENYQAAVTALFAGANDIPADFPLPASAADVIRWDSVAGGLRMRGPVPETLAIELTGFSPDPAYQRTIGALLAAGTAGRAVANFRDLVSLTLWAGTACMVTSGLLSFGLQWRSALRAFSGLGAMFLRRRKVQSDLEQRMAAIETPAWWFFGAQLIALIGLAWLAHDAFGMPYWQSIVAVVLAFLLALVACRVTGETDTTPVGAMGKITQLVYGGLAPAVDSTAAATTRAMNINLMAANITAASAGGSADLLTDLKSGYLLGAHPRRQFIAQFAGIFVGTFVTVTCFSALVPSASILGSDTFPAPAALTWAAVAEALSVGLHKLSDVKIMCIAIGGGVGLILPILSILMPKYARFMPSAAGVGLAWTFHWYYSLMFFLGATIGLFWQRKSPKSSEEFSFPLAAGVVAGGSLVGVALILLENGPEIITRLLYGG; from the coding sequence ATGGCCACCCACAACCCGCCCCACGGTGAATCCGGTCCTCCACCCTTCGACCCCAACAACCCGCACCATGCCTACGACCCGCAGCAGGATCCGCTGCATCTGGCCGTGCATGGGAGCGGCGACCCTGATGCGTACGTGCTGCCCGTGGCGGGGTTCAAGGGTACACCGGACGAAGTCGAGCGACAGTGGTTCGAGCAGTGCTATACCGGACGCGGCGACACGATGTGGCAACTCACGTGGCGCGCGGTGCTGATGGGCTCGGCCCTGGGCGGCGTGTTGTCGCTGACGAACCTCTACATCGGTCTGAAGGCCGGGTGGGGTTTTGGTGTCGCCATCACGGCTTGCATCCTCTCGTACGCCATCTGGACGACGCTGCACCGCGTCCGGTTGGTCGGCACGCCGATGTCGATCCTCGAGAACAACTGCATGCAGTCGACGGCCAGCTCGGCCGGATATTCGACAGGCGGCACGCTCGTGTCGGCGTTTGCCGCCTACATTCTGCTGAACGACTCGACCATCTCGTATCCGGTACTGCTCGTCTGGGTGTTTTTTCTGGCGCTGCTCGGCGTCACGATGGCCATCCCGATGAAGCGGCAGATGATCAACGTCGAGCAGTTGCGCTTTCCCAGCGGCATCGCCGCAGCCGAGACGCTCAAAGCCCTGCATACCACTGGCGGTAAGGGGATGCGGTCGGCCCGGGCCCTGGGCTTGGGGGCACTCTTCTCGGGGCTCTTTACTTTGTGGAATGAGCTGGGAACGGTGCTGGGAGTATTCGGCGCCAAGGCGATCGCAGCGTTCACCGCCGGGTTGACACCCAGCGTCTGGCTGGAACGCCTGAGCGCGGTGGCCTTCGGCCCGGTCCCGATGAGTTTCACGACCAAGCTGGTGCTTGATCCGATTTTCCTTGCCGCCGGCATCTTCACCGGCATGCGGGTATGCGCCAGCATGCTGATCTCGGGAACGCTGTGCTGGGCCATCTTCGTTCCGATCATGCTCGCGCAAGGCCACATCGTGCTGACCACCGACGAGCCGCTCAACGCGTTGCCGGCTGGCGTCAACCTGGTTGCCTTGAATGAAGGCGACGGCCCGCTCAAGATGCCCCCCGACGCCGGGGTGAAATACCGTGTCGAGGGGGATCGCCGGTTCATACGCTGGTCGAGCGTGATGACGCCCGAGCAGCGCGACATCCTGCTGGCGCAAAGCGACGATCCGGAGTACCGGAACGCCATTGCGCGCATCTACGTGCGATCGCAGTATCGTGCCCGCATACCCGCCCCCGGACTCCCGCCCAACCTCCAGTTCCCCGACATAGTACAGGGACAGAAGTGGCATCGTAACGCCCGGGCGGTGTGGTACGATCATGGCACCGGGGAACTCGTCAGCGAAAAGGCGCTCTCGCGGGAACAGCTCGCCGCGGTGCGCGCTCTGAACGCTGCGCCGGAGTTCCAGGCAGCGGTCGACGAGTTGGAAGCGCGGTCCGTCTTGCCGGTGTTCGCGCCGCGCTGGTCGAGCACCCTATTGGACGAATTGCCCAAGGACGAGCAGCAACGCCCAATCCGGTTTCCGCGTGAGTTCGTGAACCTGGTCGAGCATGATATGAAGGAGGGGCAATTGCTGTGGCGCGGCCGGATGTCACCGGAACAGGCCGAAATCCTCAAGGGCCTCAGCGCGGATGAAAACTACCAGGCCGCCGTTACGGCCCTCTTCGCCGGCGCGAACGACATCCCGGCAGATTTCCCATTGCCTGCCTCGGCGGCTGACGTGATCAGATGGGATTCCGTCGCCGGCGGACTCCGGATGCGTGGCCCCGTGCCCGAGACGCTCGCGATCGAACTCACGGGATTCAGCCCGGACCCCGCGTATCAACGTACCATCGGTGCGCTGTTGGCGGCGGGTACCGCCGGGCGCGCCGTAGCGAACTTCCGAGACCTCGTCAGTCTCACCTTGTGGGCCGGGACCGCTTGCATGGTGACGTCCGGTTTGCTGTCCTTCGGACTGCAATGGCGCAGCGCATTGCGGGCCTTCAGCGGTCTGGGGGCCATGTTCCTGCGGCGCCGCAAAGTGCAGAGCGACCTCGAGCAGCGCATGGCCGCGATCGAAACACCCGCGTGGTGGTTCTTCGGCGCCCAGCTCATCGCGCTGATCGGACTCGCATGGCTGGCACACGATGCGTTCGGAATGCCTTATTGGCAAAGCATCGTGGCCGTGGTGCTGGCATTCCTGCTGGCGCTGGTGGCCTGCCGTGTGACAGGTGAGACCGACACCACACCTGTAGGCGCCATGGGTAAGATTACGCAGCTCGTGTATGGCGGGCTGGCGCCGGCCGTGGACAGTACCGCCGCTGCCACTACGCGGGCCATGAACATCAACCTCATGGCAGCCAATATCACGGCCGCATCCGCCGGCGGGTCGGCCGATCTGCTCACCGACCTGAAGAGCGGCTACCTGCTGGGTGCGCACCCGCGGCGCCAGTTCATCGCCCAGTTTGCCGGCATCTTCGTCGGGACATTCGTTACGGTGACGTGCTTCAGCGCACTCGTTCCGAGTGCTTCGATCCTTGGGAGCGATACGTTCCCGGCTCCTGCGGCGTTGACCTGGGCCGCCGTGGCCGAGGCGTTGAGCGTGGGGCTGCACAAGCTCAGCGACGTGAAGATCATGTGCATCGCCATCGGAGGGGGCGTGGGGTTGATCCTGCCCATCCTGAGCATCCTGATGCCGAAGTATGCCCGGTTCATGCCCTCGGCGGCCGGCGTCGGTCTCGCGTGGACGTTCCACTGGTACTACAGTCTCATGTTCTTCCTGGGCGCCACCATCGGTTTGTTCTGGCAGCGCAAATCCCCGAAGTCGAGCGAGGAGTTCAGCTTCCCGTTAGCAGCCGGCGTCGTTGCAGGCGGTTCACTGGTCGGCGTGGCCTTGATCCTGTTAGAGAACGGTCCGGAGATCATCACTCGCCTGCTCTACGGCGGCTAG
- a CDS encoding flagellin, producing the protein MALTVNNLQTLSILTLLNKNQRAQDAVTHQMTTGYRINRGADDPAGLLALSKLDSELTAVNAGIASNQRTDAMLSVADDALGQISTLVGEIQRLASESANNAALSADEVAANQSQIDDALASIDRIVNSTNFNGKKMLDGSLGIQHNTTVKAGDSLTDVRIFSRKATTDATTLTVAQTAAAEQASGGVIKTGSAGGVTAKLSVQGKKGAAVIEIASNDTWQAIRDKVNAATAQTGVYASAAAGTSAIRVYSSDFGADAFVRTKLIEGGGFADVSDSGKDAVVTVNGQATSVDGKHVAYTGGGISLSFEVGTLTSTASILVKPDGNGKSGATFQLGTNADTRATLGIDGAYTAQLGTAADGYLRSLGSGGANSLVSDPAQAAKVADLASQQVATLRGRIGGFQKFQVRTAIDSLSSAREGLEKAKSVVRDLDYAQASAELNRQNILMQSALGLLSLTNQQSAQVLSLLR; encoded by the coding sequence ATGGCACTGACAGTCAACAACCTTCAGACACTTTCCATCCTGACATTGCTGAATAAGAACCAGCGGGCCCAGGATGCCGTCACACACCAGATGACAACCGGTTACCGGATCAACCGCGGCGCGGATGATCCGGCTGGTCTATTGGCACTCAGCAAGCTCGATTCCGAGCTGACCGCGGTGAACGCAGGCATTGCGAGCAACCAGCGGACGGATGCGATGCTCAGTGTCGCGGACGACGCTCTCGGGCAGATCAGCACACTGGTCGGGGAAATCCAACGGCTTGCCAGTGAGTCGGCCAACAACGCGGCGTTGTCGGCGGATGAGGTGGCGGCGAATCAGTCGCAGATTGACGATGCGCTCGCTTCGATCGACCGGATCGTCAACAGCACGAACTTCAACGGCAAGAAGATGCTCGACGGGTCGTTGGGTATTCAGCACAACACGACCGTCAAGGCCGGTGACAGTCTCACCGATGTGCGTATCTTCAGCCGCAAGGCCACCACGGATGCAACCACACTGACCGTGGCGCAGACCGCCGCGGCCGAGCAGGCTTCGGGCGGGGTCATCAAGACCGGTAGTGCGGGTGGTGTGACTGCGAAGCTCTCCGTGCAGGGAAAGAAGGGCGCCGCCGTCATCGAAATCGCCAGCAACGATACGTGGCAGGCCATCCGTGACAAGGTGAACGCCGCCACCGCACAGACCGGTGTGTATGCCAGCGCCGCCGCGGGCACCAGCGCCATCCGTGTCTACAGCTCGGACTTCGGTGCGGATGCGTTCGTGCGTACCAAGCTGATCGAAGGCGGTGGGTTCGCCGACGTGAGCGACAGCGGCAAGGACGCGGTCGTGACGGTCAACGGTCAGGCCACGTCGGTCGACGGCAAGCACGTCGCCTACACGGGCGGTGGCATCAGTCTGTCGTTCGAAGTCGGCACACTGACGAGTACGGCGTCGATCCTCGTGAAACCCGACGGCAACGGCAAGAGCGGAGCCACGTTCCAGCTTGGAACCAACGCCGATACGCGGGCGACCCTCGGTATCGACGGGGCCTACACGGCGCAGCTCGGTACGGCCGCGGACGGTTATCTCCGTTCGCTCGGCAGCGGTGGTGCGAACTCGCTGGTCTCGGACCCGGCCCAGGCCGCGAAGGTTGCGGATCTGGCATCTCAGCAGGTCGCGACACTGCGTGGTCGGATCGGTGGATTCCAGAAATTCCAGGTGCGCACGGCGATCGACTCGCTGAGCAGCGCGCGGGAGGGTCTGGAAAAGGCCAAGAGTGTCGTGCGCGACCTGGACTACGCCCAGGCGAGCGCGGAACTCAATCGGCAGAACATCCTGATGCAGTCGGCCCTCGGATTGCTCTCGCTGACCAACCAGCAGAGTGCCCAGGTGTTGTCGCTGCTGCGGTAG
- a CDS encoding alpha-mannosidase, with the protein MSRELQAAVRRYTVFAQEVLQPASYDSAVPLEAAVWQSPEPVTFDVARAAAYLPVTPPWHWGPVWSTAWFRLRGQVPTTHRGQSVALRFSSGTEALLWRDGVPHQAFDQNRDALVLWQPAQGGESVEAYIEAACNHAWGIVSYAAPADGATARWNTNTPGHLSRAELAVYHEDVWRLWVEYEFARQLLAKFDENTPRAHEIDTALRHATQLVRDDDVAGTAADARTVLGELFAAHGSTPASRAIATGHAHIDTAWLWPLREARRKCQRSFSNVLRLMERYPQFTFLCSQAQQYAWIEQDAPGLFAQIAARTAEGRWEPGGAMWVEPDCSAPSGESLVRQVLHGTRFWEARFGSAGRQSFLFLPDTFGFPPVLPQIMAGAGLQTFITNKLSWNDSNEFPLGAFRWRGLDGTEVLAHCTPAWDYNSQNTVEELQRGERNYARLDRGRTRLWLHPFGFGDGGGGPTAEMIERARLARGSVGLPAVELGTTTRFCEELRQRRAALRAAGQDLPVWDGELYLEMHRGTYSTHGWLKRANRVAEQGLRMGEWLAFAGPAAMVPAAASAWRSRLDATWKLLLLNQFHDILPGSSITWVYEDARRDHATIRAACDELHAAGIAGWKVGCDTHGVDDPLLVFNPTSQTRSGVVSTGDTELFVTAVPALGARIVSRSAALPPDVAPATVMGRTLENHLLRATFDEEGRITALVCKSTGRDLCAVDASGRPQPLNQLALYEDRPRDWEAWDIDATYRDKPVPLGGPVDRCEVLSAGPLRAILEISRPLGAASRITQRFILSAGSPRLDIETEVDWQEDRRLLRADFPVGVRARRATYGTQFGHQERPTHENTSWERAMFEVPAHNWADLSEPGAGLALLDNGRFGHSCHGHVLGLTLLRSPRAPDPEADRGRNIFTYSLLPHAGDWRAAGVLAEAAALNAPLHATPLPSDQSGPLREAWAPFTLELLGAVAVEVTALKPSEEDDRLILRLVELHGGRGAVRVHWHLPVTAVNPVDLLERPCEWSGGEHHRATGTTVVPLRPFQIVTLAVTRA; encoded by the coding sequence ATGTCGCGTGAGCTGCAGGCCGCCGTGCGGCGCTACACCGTCTTCGCCCAGGAAGTTCTGCAACCGGCCAGCTACGACTCCGCCGTGCCGCTGGAGGCGGCCGTCTGGCAATCGCCCGAACCCGTGACGTTCGACGTGGCGCGCGCGGCCGCCTATCTCCCCGTGACGCCGCCGTGGCATTGGGGTCCGGTGTGGTCCACGGCCTGGTTCCGCCTGCGCGGCCAGGTCCCGACAACCCACCGCGGCCAATCAGTGGCCCTGCGCTTCTCCAGCGGCACGGAGGCGTTGCTCTGGCGCGATGGTGTGCCGCACCAGGCGTTTGATCAGAATCGCGACGCGCTGGTGTTGTGGCAGCCCGCACAGGGGGGCGAATCCGTGGAGGCCTACATCGAGGCGGCCTGTAACCACGCCTGGGGCATCGTGTCCTACGCTGCGCCGGCCGATGGTGCGACGGCCCGCTGGAACACGAACACCCCCGGTCACCTCAGCCGTGCCGAATTGGCGGTGTATCACGAAGACGTCTGGCGTCTCTGGGTGGAGTACGAGTTCGCACGACAGCTCCTCGCCAAGTTCGACGAGAACACCCCGCGCGCACACGAGATTGACACTGCGCTGCGCCATGCGACGCAGCTCGTGCGCGACGATGATGTGGCCGGTACCGCTGCGGACGCCCGCACCGTGCTGGGGGAGCTCTTCGCGGCCCATGGCAGCACGCCGGCGTCACGCGCTATCGCGACCGGCCATGCCCACATCGACACCGCGTGGCTCTGGCCGTTGCGCGAGGCACGCCGCAAGTGTCAGCGCTCTTTTTCGAACGTCTTACGACTGATGGAGCGCTACCCGCAGTTCACGTTTCTGTGCAGCCAGGCCCAGCAATACGCATGGATCGAGCAGGATGCACCGGGGCTCTTCGCCCAGATCGCGGCCCGTACTGCTGAGGGGCGGTGGGAACCGGGCGGTGCCATGTGGGTCGAGCCGGATTGCAGTGCACCCTCCGGCGAATCGCTCGTCCGCCAGGTCCTGCATGGCACCCGCTTCTGGGAAGCGCGGTTCGGCTCCGCGGGGCGGCAATCCTTCCTCTTCCTGCCCGACACGTTCGGATTTCCACCCGTGCTGCCGCAAATCATGGCCGGCGCCGGCCTGCAAACGTTCATCACGAACAAACTGTCGTGGAACGACAGTAACGAGTTTCCGTTGGGGGCGTTTCGCTGGCGCGGCCTCGACGGTACCGAGGTCCTCGCCCATTGCACCCCGGCGTGGGACTACAACTCACAGAATACCGTGGAGGAGCTGCAACGCGGCGAACGGAACTACGCCCGGCTGGATCGTGGTCGCACACGTCTCTGGCTGCACCCGTTCGGTTTCGGGGACGGTGGCGGCGGTCCGACGGCGGAGATGATCGAACGCGCCCGTCTCGCCCGGGGGAGTGTGGGGCTGCCGGCGGTCGAGCTTGGAACTACCACGCGTTTCTGCGAGGAGCTGCGCCAGCGGCGCGCAGCGCTGCGCGCCGCTGGACAAGACCTCCCCGTCTGGGATGGTGAGCTGTACCTTGAAATGCATCGCGGAACATACAGCACCCATGGCTGGCTGAAACGTGCGAACCGCGTTGCGGAACAAGGTCTGCGCATGGGCGAATGGCTGGCGTTTGCCGGCCCCGCGGCCATGGTACCCGCAGCGGCAAGTGCGTGGCGATCCCGTCTCGATGCGACCTGGAAGCTGCTCCTGCTGAACCAGTTCCACGACATCCTGCCCGGTTCCTCGATCACGTGGGTTTATGAAGACGCCCGACGTGACCATGCCACGATCCGCGCTGCGTGCGACGAGTTGCACGCGGCCGGCATCGCGGGGTGGAAGGTGGGCTGCGACACGCACGGCGTGGACGATCCACTGCTGGTCTTCAACCCCACATCGCAGACCCGCTCGGGGGTGGTGTCCACCGGTGACACCGAGTTGTTCGTAACCGCGGTGCCAGCCCTGGGCGCCCGCATCGTCAGCCGCAGTGCGGCTTTGCCCCCTGACGTGGCGCCAGCCACCGTGATGGGACGCACCCTCGAAAACCACCTGCTGCGCGCCACGTTCGATGAGGAAGGACGGATCACCGCGCTGGTGTGCAAGTCGACCGGCCGCGACCTGTGCGCCGTGGACGCAAGCGGTCGGCCGCAACCGCTTAACCAGCTCGCGCTCTACGAGGATCGGCCGCGCGATTGGGAGGCGTGGGACATCGACGCAACTTACCGCGACAAGCCGGTTCCCCTCGGCGGGCCGGTGGATCGCTGCGAAGTGCTCTCGGCCGGCCCCTTACGTGCCATTCTCGAAATAAGTCGACCGCTCGGTGCTGCCAGCCGCATCACGCAACGCTTCATCCTGAGCGCCGGCTCTCCGCGGCTGGACATTGAGACAGAGGTGGACTGGCAGGAAGATCGCCGGCTGTTGCGCGCGGATTTCCCCGTCGGGGTCCGTGCCCGTCGTGCCACCTACGGAACCCAGTTCGGCCACCAGGAGCGCCCGACGCACGAGAACACGAGCTGGGAGCGGGCCATGTTCGAAGTGCCCGCCCACAATTGGGCCGACCTGAGCGAACCGGGCGCCGGGCTGGCATTGCTCGACAACGGCCGCTTCGGCCATTCCTGTCACGGCCATGTGCTGGGACTCACGTTGCTGCGCAGCCCACGCGCGCCCGACCCCGAGGCCGACCGGGGCCGCAACATCTTCACGTACAGTCTGTTGCCGCACGCCGGGGACTGGCGCGCCGCCGGGGTCCTCGCCGAAGCGGCCGCGCTGAATGCTCCATTGCACGCAACTCCGCTACCGTCCGACCAGTCCGGCCCGTTGCGCGAGGCGTGGGCACCGTTTACACTCGAGCTGCTGGGAGCCGTGGCCGTCGAGGTGACCGCCCTCAAGCCGTCCGAGGAAGATGACCGGTTGATACTGCGCCTGGTCGAGCTGCACGGCGGCCGCGGGGCCGTGCGAGTGCATTGGCACCTGCCTGTCACAGCGGTGAACCCGGTGGACTTACTCGAACGGCCGTGCGAATGGAGTGGGGGTGAACATCACCGCGCGACGGGCACAACGGTGGTACCGTTGCGCCCGTTCCAGATCGTGACACTCGCGGTGACGCGCGCGTAA
- a CDS encoding RNA polymerase sigma factor translates to MELRPPTTGPADADLVQQTLAGDRDAFDLLIERYQRRATAVSYRLLGNLHDALEVCQESFVRAFSKLATLSDRERFGPWLLRIVSNLSLNYRRSRGPRISFEDCILGDDASRAPGLADAEHHDTRPGARLSAFELEERIQAALGELTEQQRTALVLFSMEQMPQKEVAEIMACSVEAVKWHVFQARKRMRVFLADYL, encoded by the coding sequence GTGGAGCTACGACCGCCGACCACAGGTCCTGCCGATGCGGATCTGGTACAGCAGACGCTGGCCGGGGATCGCGACGCATTCGACTTGTTGATCGAGCGGTATCAGCGGCGGGCGACTGCCGTGAGTTATCGGCTGCTCGGTAACCTGCACGATGCTTTGGAAGTATGCCAGGAGTCGTTTGTCCGAGCATTCTCGAAGCTGGCGACCCTCTCGGACCGGGAGCGGTTTGGACCATGGCTATTACGGATCGTAAGCAACCTGTCGCTCAACTATCGCCGTTCGCGCGGACCACGGATCTCGTTCGAGGACTGCATTCTTGGCGACGACGCGAGCCGGGCGCCGGGACTGGCGGACGCAGAGCACCACGACACCCGCCCCGGTGCCCGGTTGTCCGCCTTCGAACTGGAGGAGCGCATCCAGGCGGCGCTCGGGGAACTGACCGAGCAGCAGCGGACCGCCCTGGTGCTTTTCAGCATGGAGCAGATGCCGCAGAAAGAGGTTGCGGAAATCATGGCGTGCAGCGTCGAAGCGGTGAAGTGGCACGTTTTTCAAGCGCGCAAGCGCATGCGTGTTTTTCTTGCAGACTACCTGTAA